In Sparus aurata chromosome 3, fSpaAur1.1, whole genome shotgun sequence, the following are encoded in one genomic region:
- the galr1a gene encoding galanin receptor type 1, translating into MELQVENQSQSVNSSTVRLPAQHILGMGVDNFISLLVFGLIFILGVIGNTLVITVLARSKPGQPRSTTNIFILNLSVADLSYLLFCVPFQSTIYMLPTWVLGAFICKFIHYFFTVSMLVSIFTLSAMSVDRYVAIVHARKSSRIRVGRHALLGVVLIWILSLVMAAPVAHYQSIVEREDNNTFCWEVWPDHQRKVYVMCTFVFGYLLPLTLISVCYAKVLNHLHKKLKNVSKKSELSKKKTAQTVLVVVVVFCLSWLPHHIVHLWVEFGSFPLNQASFVFRMVAHCLAYSNSSVNPIIYAFLSENFRTSYKQVFWCRVPSRCPVNDTRDLRSRVEAAPSTNISVTYKAHDSQISKML; encoded by the exons ATGGAGCTACAGGTGGAGAACCAGAGTCAGTCTGTCAACTCCAGCACCGTGAGGCTGCCCGCTCAGCACATCCTGGGGATGGGTGTGGATAACTTCATCTCTCTGCTGGTCTTTGGACTCATTTTCATCCTCGGGGTGATCGGGAACACCTTGGTGATCACGGTGCTGGCGCGCAGTAAACCGGGACAACCGAGGAGCACCACCAACATCTTCATCCTCAACCTGAGCGTGGCCGACCTGTCCTACCTGCTCTTCTGCGTCCCCTTCCAGTCCACCATCTACATGCTGCCCACATGGGTGCTGGGAGCCTTCATCTGCAAGTTCATCCACTATTTCTTCACCGTGTCCATGCTGGTCAGCATCTTCACTCTGTCGGCGATGTCCGTGGACAGGTACGTGGCCATCGTCCACGCCAGGAAGTCCTCCCGTATCCGGGTGGGGAGGCATGCCCTGCTCGGGGTGGTGCTGATCTGGATCCTGTCCCTGGTGATGGCGGCTCCCGTGGCGCACTACCAGAGCATCGTGGAGAGGGAGGACAACAACACCTTCTGCTGGGAGGTCTGGCCGGACCACCAGAGGAAAGTCTACGTGATGTGCACCTTTGTTTTCGGATACCTGCTGCCGCTCACCCTCATATCTGTCTGCTACGCGAAG GTTTTAAACCATCTGCACAAAAAGCTGAAGAATGTCTCCAAAAAATCAgagctctccaaaaaaaag ACGGCGCAGACAGtcctggtggtggtggtcgTCTTCTGTCTGTCCTGGCTGCCCCACCACATCGTCCACCTGTGGGTGGAGTTCGGCTCTTTCCCCCTGAACCAGGCCTCCTTCGTCTTCAGGATGGTGGCTCACTGCTTGGCCTACAGCAACTCCTCCGTCAACCCCATCATCTACGCTTTCCTGTCCGAGAACTTCAGGACTTCCTACAAGCAGGTGTTCTGGTGCCGGGTGCCCAGCAGGTGTCCCGTGAACGACACCAGAGACCTCCGCAGCCGAGTGGAGGCGGCGCCGTCCACCAACATCAGCGTGACCTACAAAGCTCACGACTCTCAGATCAGTAAGATGCTTTGA